A single genomic interval of Camelina sativa cultivar DH55 chromosome 11, Cs, whole genome shotgun sequence harbors:
- the LOC104724416 gene encoding serine/threonine-protein kinase HT1-like has product MGSVTECYSNEVFELDPKWVVDPQHLFVGPKIGEGAHAKIYEGKYKNKTVAIKIVKRGESPEEIAKRESRFAREVSMLSRVQHKNLVKFIGACKEPIMVIVTELLLGGTLRKYLVSLRPGRLDIRLAVGFALDIARAMECLHSHGVIHRDLKPENLILTADYKTVKLADFGLAREESLTEMMTAETGTYRWMAPELYSTVTLRHGEKKHYNHKVDAYSFAIVLWELIHNKLPFEGMSNLQAAYAAAFKNLRPSADDLPGDLAMIVTSCWKEDPNYRPNFTEIIQMLLRCLSTISAPELVPPSIKRVFSSENAVLPPESPGTCSLMAVRDGDQIPTDANLQQKQVRESSFFFCC; this is encoded by the exons ATGGGATCTGTAACTGAGTGTTACTCTAATGAAGTGTTTGAATTAGATCCTAAATGGGTCGTTGATCCTCAACATCTCTTTGTTGGTCCCAAGATTGGTGAAGGTGCTCATGCTAAAATTTATGAAGGAAA gtataaaaacaaaacagttgCTATTAAGATTGTTAAAAGAGGAGAATCTCCGGAAGAGATTGCGAAAAGAGAGAGCAGATTTGCAAGAGAGGTCTCTATGTTGTCTAGAGTTCAACACAAAAACTTGGTTAAG TTCATTGGAGCTTGCAAAGAACCAATCATGGTTATAGTTACCGAGCTTTTACTCGGTGGTACATTGCGTAAATACCTTGTGAGTTTGCGTCCAGGGCGTTTGGACATACGTTTAGCTGTTGGGTTTGCTCTTGACATTGCACGGGCCATGGAATGCTTACACTCTCATGGAGTCATCCACCGTGATCTCAAACCAG AGAATTTGATCTTAACTGCAGATTATAAGACGGTTAAACTAGCAGATTTCGGTTTAGCTAGAGAAGAATCATTAACCGAGATGATGACCGCAGAAACTGGTACATATCGTTGGATGGCTCCCGAG CTTTATAGTACGGTCACATTGAGGCATGGCGAGAAAAAACACTATAACCATAAGGTAGATGCCTACAGCTTTGCTATCGTCTTGTGGGAGCTTATCCACAACAAGTTACCTTTTGAAGGCATGTCAAATCTCCAAGCTGCTTACGCTGCTGCATTCAAg AACTTGAGGCCTAGTGCAGACGATTTACCAGGGGATTTAGCAATGATCGTAACATCTTGCTGGAAAGAAGATCCAAACTATCGACCAAACTTCACAGAGATTATTCAAATGCTTCTACGTTGCCTCTCCACAATCTCAGCACCTGAGCTTGTTCCTCCGTCCATTAAACGTGTATTCTCGTCCGAAAACGCGGTATTGCCACCAGAGTCGCCTGGAACTTGCTCATTGATGGCTGTTAGAGACGGAGATCAGATTCCTACCGATGCAAACTTGCAGCAAAAACAAGTTAGAGAAAGCAGCTTCTTTTTCTGCTGCTAA
- the LOC104724417 gene encoding uncharacterized protein LOC104724417 isoform X3 gives MSSPDIVGILENTKELDRLRKEQEEVLVEINKMHKKLQASPEIVEKPGDISLSKLKNLYIQAKELSENEVTVSNILLAQLDLLLPYGPTGQQRRKLGGNDQKRKRMKADSDVIRLSPSMRNQIEAYASLKGEQVAARVTAESADKDEWFVVKVIHFDRETKEVEVLDEEPGDDEEGSGQRTYKLPMSCILPFPKRNDPLTTQEFQPGKHVLAVYPGTTALYKATVVSTPRKRKSDEYLLEFDDDEEDGALPQRTVPFHKVVALPEGHRQ, from the exons atgtcGTCACCGGACATTGTCGGAATTCTGGAAAACACGAAGGAGCTTGATCGGTTAAGgaaagagcaagaagaagtgTTGGTTGAGATCAATAAGATGCATAAGAAGCTTCAAGCTT CTCCTGAGATAGTTGAGAAGCCTGGTGATATCTCATTGTCAAAGCTTAAGAATTTGTACATTCAAGCGAAAGAGCTCTCCGAAAATGAAGTAAC CGTGTCGAACATTTTGCTTGCTCAGTTGGATTTGCTGCTTCCGTATGGACCAACCGGGCAGCAAAGGAGAAAATTAGGAG GCAATGatcagaagaggaagaggatgaaaGCTGATTCAGATGTCATCAGACTTTCTCCTTCCATGAGGAATCAAATTGAAGCGTATGCAAGTCTAAAGGGTGAACAG GTAGCTGCGAGAGTTACAGCAGAGAGTGCAGATAAGGACGAATGGTTTGTGGTTAAAGTAATCCACTTcgacagagaaacaaaaga AGTTGAAGTACTTGATGAAGAACcaggagatgatgaagaaggaagcGGTCAGAG GACCTATAAGTTACCAATGTCATGCATTTTACCATTCCCCAAACGAAATGATCCTTTAACCACCCAAGAGTTTCAACCTGGTAAACACGTCTTAGCTGTATATCCCGGGACAACAGCACTCTACAAAGCAACTGTAGTAAGTACCCCACGAAAG AGGAAGTCTGACGA GTACTTGCTGGAATTCgacgatgatgaggaagatggaGCATTGCCTCAAAGAACAGTACCTTTCCACAAAGTGGTAGCTTTACCAGAAGGTCATCGTCAGTGA
- the LOC104724417 gene encoding uncharacterized protein LOC104724417 isoform X1, translating into MSSPDIVGILENTKELDRLRKEQEEVLVEINKMHKKLQASPEIVEKPGDISLSKLKNLYIQAKELSENEVTVSNILLAQLDLLLPYGPTGQQRRKLGVAEGNDQKRKRMKADSDVIRLSPSMRNQIEAYASLKGEQVAARVTAESADKDEWFVVKVIHFDRETKEVEVLDEEPGDDEEGSGQRTYKLPMSCILPFPKRNDPLTTQEFQPGKHVLAVYPGTTALYKATVVSTPRKRKSDEYLLEFDDDEEDGALPQRTVPFHKVVALPEGHRQ; encoded by the exons atgtcGTCACCGGACATTGTCGGAATTCTGGAAAACACGAAGGAGCTTGATCGGTTAAGgaaagagcaagaagaagtgTTGGTTGAGATCAATAAGATGCATAAGAAGCTTCAAGCTT CTCCTGAGATAGTTGAGAAGCCTGGTGATATCTCATTGTCAAAGCTTAAGAATTTGTACATTCAAGCGAAAGAGCTCTCCGAAAATGAAGTAAC CGTGTCGAACATTTTGCTTGCTCAGTTGGATTTGCTGCTTCCGTATGGACCAACCGGGCAGCAAAGGAGAAAATTAGGAG TGGCAGAAGGCAATGatcagaagaggaagaggatgaaaGCTGATTCAGATGTCATCAGACTTTCTCCTTCCATGAGGAATCAAATTGAAGCGTATGCAAGTCTAAAGGGTGAACAG GTAGCTGCGAGAGTTACAGCAGAGAGTGCAGATAAGGACGAATGGTTTGTGGTTAAAGTAATCCACTTcgacagagaaacaaaaga AGTTGAAGTACTTGATGAAGAACcaggagatgatgaagaaggaagcGGTCAGAG GACCTATAAGTTACCAATGTCATGCATTTTACCATTCCCCAAACGAAATGATCCTTTAACCACCCAAGAGTTTCAACCTGGTAAACACGTCTTAGCTGTATATCCCGGGACAACAGCACTCTACAAAGCAACTGTAGTAAGTACCCCACGAAAG AGGAAGTCTGACGA GTACTTGCTGGAATTCgacgatgatgaggaagatggaGCATTGCCTCAAAGAACAGTACCTTTCCACAAAGTGGTAGCTTTACCAGAAGGTCATCGTCAGTGA
- the LOC104724417 gene encoding uncharacterized protein LOC104724417 isoform X2, with product MSSPDIVGILENTKELDRLRKEQEEVLVEINKMHKKLQASPEIVEKPGDISLSKLKNLYIQAKELSENEVTVSNILLAQLDLLLPYGPTGQQRRKLGEGNDQKRKRMKADSDVIRLSPSMRNQIEAYASLKGEQVAARVTAESADKDEWFVVKVIHFDRETKEVEVLDEEPGDDEEGSGQRTYKLPMSCILPFPKRNDPLTTQEFQPGKHVLAVYPGTTALYKATVVSTPRKRKSDEYLLEFDDDEEDGALPQRTVPFHKVVALPEGHRQ from the exons atgtcGTCACCGGACATTGTCGGAATTCTGGAAAACACGAAGGAGCTTGATCGGTTAAGgaaagagcaagaagaagtgTTGGTTGAGATCAATAAGATGCATAAGAAGCTTCAAGCTT CTCCTGAGATAGTTGAGAAGCCTGGTGATATCTCATTGTCAAAGCTTAAGAATTTGTACATTCAAGCGAAAGAGCTCTCCGAAAATGAAGTAAC CGTGTCGAACATTTTGCTTGCTCAGTTGGATTTGCTGCTTCCGTATGGACCAACCGGGCAGCAAAGGAGAAAATTAGGAG AAGGCAATGatcagaagaggaagaggatgaaaGCTGATTCAGATGTCATCAGACTTTCTCCTTCCATGAGGAATCAAATTGAAGCGTATGCAAGTCTAAAGGGTGAACAG GTAGCTGCGAGAGTTACAGCAGAGAGTGCAGATAAGGACGAATGGTTTGTGGTTAAAGTAATCCACTTcgacagagaaacaaaaga AGTTGAAGTACTTGATGAAGAACcaggagatgatgaagaaggaagcGGTCAGAG GACCTATAAGTTACCAATGTCATGCATTTTACCATTCCCCAAACGAAATGATCCTTTAACCACCCAAGAGTTTCAACCTGGTAAACACGTCTTAGCTGTATATCCCGGGACAACAGCACTCTACAAAGCAACTGTAGTAAGTACCCCACGAAAG AGGAAGTCTGACGA GTACTTGCTGGAATTCgacgatgatgaggaagatggaGCATTGCCTCAAAGAACAGTACCTTTCCACAAAGTGGTAGCTTTACCAGAAGGTCATCGTCAGTGA